A genomic window from Psychrilyobacter piezotolerans includes:
- the ruvC gene encoding crossover junction endodeoxyribonuclease RuvC, producing the protein MRVIGIDPGTAIVGFGIIDYTGSKYRVVDYGCIYTSKDLPMEKRISAIYNELDDILKKYSPTHMAVEDLFYFKNAKTVISVGQARGVIVLCGEKNNIPQVSFTPLQIKMGITGYGRAEKKQVQLMVQRILGLSKIPQPDDAADALAIAITHINSLNSGYIMASKPNLSKIPGIKNGKISASDYRNLLNKKD; encoded by the coding sequence ATGAGAGTAATTGGAATAGATCCCGGAACGGCAATTGTCGGTTTTGGAATTATAGACTATACTGGAAGTAAGTATAGGGTAGTGGATTATGGCTGCATATACACCTCCAAAGATCTTCCCATGGAAAAAAGGATTTCTGCCATCTATAACGAATTAGATGATATATTAAAAAAATATTCTCCTACCCACATGGCTGTTGAGGATCTTTTTTATTTTAAAAATGCTAAAACCGTTATCTCTGTGGGGCAGGCCAGGGGTGTCATAGTCCTCTGTGGAGAAAAAAATAATATCCCCCAGGTATCATTTACCCCGCTGCAGATAAAGATGGGAATAACGGGATACGGCCGGGCTGAAAAAAAGCAGGTTCAATTGATGGTTCAAAGAATTTTAGGACTTTCTAAAATCCCCCAGCCAGATGATGCCGCCGATGCTCTGGCTATTGCCATAACCCATATAAATTCCTTGAATAGCGGGTATATAATGGCCTCTAAGCCTAATCTTTCTAAGATACCCGGCATTAAAAACGGTAAAATAAGTGCATCAGATTATCGAAATCTATTAAACAAAAAGGATTGA
- a CDS encoding sigma-70 family RNA polymerase sigma factor, which yields MNISNYLKEIGHYPLLSREEEIEISKHILEGDTDAQDRLITANLRLVVSIAKKYTKLGVPIQDLIQEGNIGLMKAVEKFDYTMGKKFSTYATFWIKQSILRYISSNKGVIRYPVYIYDNLAKIKKYMAKYKSKYGCEPTLEEIAVQTELKVKDIKRYLKLNDVTFNSLDDSYGETGDLHSMIADKNGHIEENLILESDKEKLLKTLDILGAKEREIIIHRFGLLDNEILTLDILGKKMNLTRERIRQLQIRALNKLKIYLQYHN from the coding sequence ATGAACATTTCGAACTATTTAAAAGAAATAGGACACTACCCCCTCCTGAGTAGAGAAGAAGAAATTGAGATATCTAAACATATATTAGAGGGGGATACGGATGCACAAGATCGATTGATAACAGCTAATTTGAGATTAGTTGTGAGCATAGCTAAAAAATACACTAAATTAGGAGTCCCCATTCAAGATTTGATTCAAGAGGGAAATATAGGATTGATGAAAGCTGTTGAAAAATTTGATTATACCATGGGAAAAAAATTTTCCACCTATGCTACTTTTTGGATAAAACAAAGTATTTTGAGATATATATCCTCCAATAAGGGGGTTATCAGATATCCGGTATATATATATGATAATTTGGCTAAGATAAAAAAATATATGGCAAAATATAAATCAAAATATGGGTGTGAACCCACCCTGGAGGAGATTGCAGTACAAACAGAATTAAAGGTAAAGGATATTAAAAGATATCTGAAATTAAATGATGTGACCTTTAATTCTTTGGATGATTCCTATGGAGAAACCGGGGATCTGCACAGTATGATTGCAGATAAAAATGGTCATATAGAGGAAAACTTAATCCTTGAAAGCGATAAGGAAAAACTATTAAAAACTTTGGACATCTTAGGAGCTAAAGAAAGAGAGATAATAATACATAGGTTTGGTTTGCTGGACAATGAAATTTTAACTTTGGATATACTGGGAAAAAAAATGAATTTGACCAGGGAAAGGATAAGACAGTTACAGATCCGGGCATTGAATAAATTAAAAATATATTTACAATACCATAATTAG